One genomic window of Neosynechococcus sphagnicola sy1 includes the following:
- a CDS encoding GGDEF domain-containing protein, translating into MEICNHDLLTGLPSLHLIPECIEQLTHEHDQLGLLLLDIDRFILFNVYYGHQAGDEKLKQIANLICQSVPKNAKVFRSGGDEFAVVLGGRPMAEVVSVAMQVWNTINLQLSSLPLLERCYFFLDKSYLKIPAPLTVSCGVIFYPAHGMNFAVLREVAEKAMYRGGKSLNPRGVLVVAELEG; encoded by the coding sequence GTGGAAATTTGTAACCATGACCTGCTGACTGGATTACCCAGCTTGCATCTAATCCCAGAGTGCATTGAGCAATTAACCCATGAACATGATCAGTTAGGACTGCTGCTGCTGGACATTGATCGATTCATTCTCTTTAACGTTTATTATGGTCATCAAGCAGGCGATGAAAAGCTGAAACAAATTGCTAATCTGATTTGTCAATCTGTGCCAAAGAATGCAAAGGTTTTCCGCTCTGGGGGAGATGAGTTTGCCGTGGTTCTCGGGGGACGACCTATGGCAGAAGTTGTCTCAGTTGCCATGCAGGTATGGAACACGATCAATCTGCAACTCTCCTCACTGCCGTTACTGGAGCGGTGTTATTTTTTCCTAGACAAGAGTTATCTCAAAATTCCAGCCCCTTTGACAGTTTCCTGTGGAGTCATCTTCTATCCAGCCCATGGGATGAATTTTGCGGTTTTACGGGAAGTGGCAGAAAAAGCAATGTATCGAGGTGGTAAGAGTCTGAATCCAAGAGGCGTGTTGGTTGTCGCTGAATTGGAGGGATAA
- a CDS encoding pentapeptide repeat-containing protein yields the protein MNLKLTAMIALVATVSCVMPAYGFNPEDLHRLKTTKNCPGCNLEGADLQGMDLRSSNLKQAKLKRANLKNANLQGANLKRSDLRRANLQEANLTEANLIGARLNNADLWLARLWGAYYDEGTRFDTGFLPISHGMRKSE from the coding sequence ATGAATCTGAAACTTACAGCCATGATCGCCCTTGTGGCCACTGTTAGCTGTGTGATGCCAGCTTATGGCTTTAACCCAGAGGATTTACATCGGCTAAAAACCACGAAAAACTGTCCCGGCTGCAACCTTGAAGGTGCCGATCTACAAGGGATGGATTTACGCAGCTCTAATTTAAAACAAGCCAAACTCAAACGTGCCAATTTAAAAAACGCCAACCTGCAAGGAGCAAATCTCAAACGCAGTGATTTACGCCGAGCCAATCTCCAAGAAGCAAATCTGACTGAGGCGAATTTAATTGGTGCCAGGTTGAACAATGCCGATCTATGGCTGGCTCGACTCTGGGGAGCTTATTACGATGAGGGAACTCGTTTTGACACGGGTTTTCTACCGATTAGTCATGGGATGCGCAAGTCTGAATAG
- a CDS encoding zinc metalloprotease HtpX — MSSPELLQAGLQALQQQRYAEAIEHLERCCQSFPHPQSSDYVPAHIALVQAYQRSGQVERAIAQCQALSDSPNLQLQTWVQQALRSLKTMRQPLPSTPVSPQRRRAAAGVKLVMAQFAGNLALASGVTISLLVGMVLVLCLGLLLIVDSQQPLMGFAIALGIVIPFNLGLFLLSPLLMDLTQHWLYGTRWVTLAEIESQSPAAAAVLRQVCAQRRLQQPRLGIIEDQNPTAFTYGSFPNQARLVVSQGLFTYLDADEVATVYAHELGHIVHWDFAVMTLAATMVQITYLIYVLAREFSDAGDSKIKGGLQTGAIAAYLFYWVGTYLVLYLSRTREYYADHFAAETTGNPNGLSRALVKIAYGILEEGQRADKPSKLIEGTRTLGIYDPRAAVMTGTAYRLTSDMEKMGRVFLWDMFNPWGWWMELQSTHPLTGKRIRALSNYAEQLGLVVEFDLARVVREGRSLSKQKLYRNFGLDLVIYMGDLLGLGVGLLLGGLAVASGAASWLVLISLALIGFGLGTLIKTVIMFPDFQRAPTTDILTLMSDPYASPLRGQPVKLEGELIGRGDAGYVFGSDLKLQDATGMIFLRYSSRFGGLGNFLFGATQVKAMIGSQVGMTGWFRRGLAPWIDLIHLQQSQGKMVESYHRFWLVVLGAGALILGFILPLMG, encoded by the coding sequence ATGTCCTCACCAGAACTCCTCCAAGCTGGACTGCAAGCGCTACAGCAGCAACGTTATGCTGAGGCAATTGAGCACCTCGAACGCTGCTGCCAGAGCTTTCCCCATCCCCAGTCATCGGACTATGTCCCAGCCCACATTGCCTTGGTGCAGGCTTATCAGCGCAGTGGTCAGGTGGAACGGGCGATCGCCCAGTGTCAGGCTCTCAGTGACTCCCCCAATCTGCAACTCCAGACCTGGGTACAGCAAGCACTCCGCTCTCTGAAAACGATGCGGCAACCTCTGCCATCAACCCCGGTCTCTCCCCAGCGGCGACGAGCCGCTGCTGGAGTCAAACTCGTCATGGCTCAATTTGCTGGCAACTTAGCCCTGGCTTCTGGGGTGACGATCTCACTGCTGGTGGGAATGGTGCTGGTGTTGTGCTTAGGGTTGTTGCTGATCGTGGACAGTCAACAGCCGCTCATGGGGTTCGCGATCGCCCTGGGAATCGTCATTCCGTTTAATTTGGGGCTGTTTTTGCTCTCGCCCTTGCTGATGGATTTGACCCAACACTGGTTGTATGGGACACGCTGGGTCACCTTGGCAGAGATTGAAAGTCAGAGCCCCGCCGCCGCCGCCGTACTCCGTCAGGTTTGCGCCCAGCGACGGTTGCAACAGCCCCGCCTGGGGATTATTGAGGATCAAAATCCCACTGCCTTCACCTATGGTTCATTTCCGAATCAGGCGCGGTTGGTGGTCAGTCAAGGACTCTTTACCTACCTGGATGCAGATGAAGTTGCTACGGTCTATGCCCATGAACTCGGCCACATTGTCCACTGGGACTTTGCGGTGATGACCCTAGCGGCCACAATGGTACAAATTACGTATCTGATTTATGTTTTGGCCCGTGAGTTCAGTGATGCCGGAGATAGCAAAATCAAAGGCGGTCTCCAGACCGGGGCGATCGCAGCTTATCTGTTTTACTGGGTCGGTACCTACCTGGTGTTGTACCTGTCAAGGACACGGGAGTACTATGCCGATCATTTCGCCGCCGAAACCACAGGGAATCCCAATGGTCTTTCTCGTGCCTTGGTTAAAATTGCCTACGGCATTCTCGAAGAGGGGCAACGTGCCGATAAACCCAGCAAACTGATTGAAGGAACCCGTACCTTGGGCATTTATGATCCCAGAGCCGCTGTCATGACAGGGACAGCCTATCGTCTGACCTCAGATATGGAAAAGATGGGGCGGGTGTTTTTGTGGGATATGTTCAATCCATGGGGCTGGTGGATGGAATTACAATCAACCCATCCGTTAACAGGAAAGCGCATCCGTGCCCTCAGTAACTATGCCGAGCAACTAGGACTGGTGGTCGAGTTCGACCTAGCGCGGGTGGTCAGAGAAGGGCGATCCCTAAGTAAACAGAAGCTCTACCGTAACTTTGGCCTCGATCTGGTGATCTACATGGGGGATCTGTTGGGTCTGGGGGTGGGACTACTTCTGGGAGGATTGGCCGTTGCCAGCGGAGCCGCGAGTTGGCTGGTGCTGATCTCCCTGGCATTGATTGGGTTTGGCCTGGGGACTTTGATCAAAACCGTGATTATGTTTCCTGACTTCCAGCGGGCTCCAACCACCGATATTCTGACGCTGATGTCAGACCCCTATGCCAGCCCTCTGCGGGGACAACCTGTGAAGCTAGAGGGTGAACTCATTGGCCGAGGTGATGCCGGCTATGTCTTTGGGTCTGACCTCAAATTACAGGATGCCACCGGGATGATCTTCCTGCGCTATAGCTCCCGGTTTGGAGGATTGGGCAATTTTCTGTTTGGGGCTACCCAGGTAAAAGCGATGATTGGCTCCCAAGTGGGGATGACGGGTTGGTTCCGCCGCGGTTTGGCACCGTGGATTGATCTGATTCACCTCCAGCAGAGTCAGGGCAAGATGGTTGAAAGTTACCATCGATTCTGGTTGGTGGTTCTGGGAGCAGGGGCCTTAATTTTAGGGTTTATATTACCGCTGATGGGTTGA
- the cbiT gene encoding precorrin-6Y C5,15-methyltransferase subunit CbiT: MSSSLWPYVTPGIPDDLFERLPGIPLSKREVRLLILSHLRLQPNSVIWDIGAGTGTIPVEVGLLCPTSQIIAIERDEEVASLIRRNCDRFQVGNVQVIEDSAPDCLQHLPQAPHRVCIEGGRPMKAILQEVWRHLQPQGRLVATASSLEGLYVISESFAALQVRNIEVVQSGVNRLETRGSQQIFAAVDPMFVLSGEKLD; the protein is encoded by the coding sequence ATGTCTTCCTCCCTCTGGCCCTACGTCACCCCCGGCATCCCCGATGATTTATTTGAGCGGTTACCGGGGATTCCCCTGAGTAAACGCGAAGTCCGGCTGTTAATTCTGTCCCATCTGCGGCTGCAACCCAACTCGGTGATTTGGGATATCGGTGCTGGCACCGGTACTATCCCCGTAGAAGTAGGACTCCTCTGTCCCACCAGTCAGATCATTGCCATTGAACGGGACGAAGAAGTTGCCAGTTTGATCCGTCGTAACTGCGATCGCTTTCAAGTTGGTAATGTGCAGGTGATTGAAGATAGTGCCCCCGACTGTTTACAGCATCTCCCCCAAGCTCCCCATCGAGTCTGTATTGAGGGAGGGCGGCCAATGAAAGCAATTCTGCAAGAAGTCTGGCGACATCTCCAACCCCAGGGGCGTTTGGTAGCAACCGCCTCCAGCTTGGAAGGACTCTATGTGATCTCGGAGAGCTTCGCGGCACTCCAGGTGCGGAACATTGAGGTGGTACAGTCTGGGGTTAACCGCTTAGAAACACGGGGGAGTCAGCAAATTTTTGCCGCAGTTGATCCGATGTTTGTCCTCAGCGGTGAAAAATTAGACTGA